A stretch of DNA from Fodinicurvata sediminis DSM 21159:
GTTCCTGTGGCCGGGAATCATGAAACTGGTGTTCTCCGGTGTCAGGACGAAGTCCGCCCCCTGCTCGGCCGCCTTGCGGATCAAGACCGAGGCCTGGTCGATGTTGTCCTGCAAGTCCGTGCCGGCGGTCATCTGGATGCAGCCGGCCTTGAAGGGGGCTCCTCCCCCGGCTGGGGTCGTCATTCCTCGGCCTGTCCTTCCAGAAGCGGATCCAGCCGGCCCGCCGCCTCCAGCGCATAAAGCTCGTCACAGCCGCCGACATGAAGGCCATCGATAAAGATCTGTGGCACGCTGGACTTGCCGCCGGCACGTTCTGTCATTTCCACGCGCCGCCGGGGTGCCGAGAAGACATCGATCTCCTCATAGCGCGCCCCCTTGCTGTCCAGGAGTTTCTTGGCCCTGTAACAATAGGGGCACATGAATGAAGAATAGATCTCGATCTCTGCCATCTGTCCGCCTTACCCTTGCATCCGGTCACATCTAATCCTGTCCTGGCCCGTCTCAAGAGACAGACAACGACATCGCCATGATGCCCGTTCCATGACAGTGAAAAAAGTCCTGTCGTGCACCTTGCCTCACGCACCCGACTTCACCACACGTGCCAGGGTCAGCGCCTCGACCCGGGCGGCACCTGCTCGAAGCAGGGTCCTGGCGCAGGCCTCCAGGGTTGCTCCTGTCGTATAGACGTCATCGACCAGCAACAGGTTCGCCCCCGACACCCTTTGCCTGTCAGAGGCCCGTACTGTGAAGGCACCTCGTACATTCCTTTGCCGTTCACTCGGCGTCATCTGGCCTTGCGAGGCCGTCTTGCGCGTTCGCTCCAACAGGTCCACCGCCAGCTGTCCCCGGGGTGCCTGTGCCGCCAGTGGCCGGGCCAGCAAGGCGGCCTGGTTGTAGCGGCGATGAAACAGCCGCCAACGGTGCAGGGGCACAGGCACGACAAGGTCGCAGTCCTCGAGCAGGAGCCGGCCGGCCCGGGACATCCACTCGCAGAATATCGGTGCGGCATGCAGGTGATCGGCATGCTTGAAGCGCAGGATCATCTCACGGCTGGCGTCATTGTACTGGACGGCGCTTCTGGTCCGCTGGCAGGACGGCATCTGTTGCAGACAGGGGCCGCACAGACTGTCTTCTGCTGCCTCATATTCAAAGGGCAGGCCGCAGGCGGCACAAAGCGGCTCGGCTATGAAACTCAGACGACTCCAACAGGGGCCGCAAACCAGCCCCTGCTTGCCGACGGGCTTGCTGCAACCGGGGCAAAGTGGCGGCAGGACAGCATCCACAAGAGCGGTGATTTGCCGACGGCCTGTTGCCAGTAATGCGTCCATGACATCCTCCGGTGAAACGGCCGGAGGAAGATTCGGGACTTTCACCAGACTGCTTCCTGGGCCATATCTTGCGCATGGATGAGTCTATCGAGATTTTCGACCGGCGAACAGTCCGCCGACACCGTGATCGGGCCGCTGACGGCTTTCAGGAGCATGACTTCCTGTTCCGGGAGGTGGGCGAGCGCCTGCTCGATCGCCTGGACGACGTAAAGCGGGAGTTCTCCTCGATCCTGGAGCTGGGCTGCCGAACGGGCGGGCTCTCACCAGCCCTTCAACGCAAGTATCCAGAGGCAAACCTGGTCTCCTGTGATTTTTCACCCGCCATGGCCCTCCACGCCAAGCAGGAGTCAACAGCACGACCGATCGTAAACGTCGATGAAGAGGCCCTGCCCTTTGCGCCTGGAAGCTTCGACCTTGTCTTCAGCGTCCTGGACCTGCATTGGGTGAACGATCTGCCGGGCTGTCTACTGCAGTTGCGCCAGGCCATGCGCCCCGATGGGCTCTTCCTGGCAGCCGTGCTGGGCGGCGACACACTGTTCGAGTTGCGCAGCAGCCTGGTACAGGCGGAAACCAGCCTGGAAAGCGGTCTCAGCCCACGCATTTCACCAATGACGGAACTACGCGATCTGGGTGGCCTGCTTCAACGCAGCGGATTTGCACTCCCCGTTGCAGATGCCGACAACCTGACTGTGACCTACACCAACCCTTTCCGCCTGATGCAGGACCTGCGCGCCATGGGCGAAAGCAATGCCGCCTGCCACCGCCGCAGCAGCTTCAGCCGGCGCGAAACCTTGACCCGGGCGGCCGAGCTCTACTTCGAACAGTTCGCGGATGCGCAAGGACGCGTGCCGGCCACCTTCCAGGTCTTCTACATGACGGCCTGGTCCCCGCATGAAAGTCAGCCCAGCCCCCTGCGCCCAGGAACGGCAGCACAACGCCTGGCCGATGCCCTGGGCAGCCAGGAAGAGAGCACGGACGATCCAGTTCAATAGTTATATTATTTAGAATCAATTATTTATAACGTTGTTTAGATCGATTAAAAAAAATCCTTGCAGCCTGAGCGGAAAGACTTATCTAATAGGGGTAACACATAGCGGCGTGAAACCGCTCCTGGACGTTTCCCGTCATCCCGAAAGAAGGAGAGAAAAATCATGTCCCTCAACACCGGAATTCCCGCCGAAGATCGAAAGGTAATCGCCGAAGGACTCTCGAAGGTTCTCGCCGACAGCTATACGCTTTATCTCAAGACCCACAATTTCCACTGGAACGTCAGCGGTCCGCAGTTTGCCGCCCTGCACAGCTTGTTCGAAGAACAGTATCAGGAGCTTGCCAGCTCAGTTGACGAGATTGCCGAACGCATTCGCGCCCTGGGCCACACTGCACCGGGCAGCTACAAGGCCTTCTCGAAACTCACCTCCATCGAGGAAGCCGAGGACGTGCCGGATTCCAAGACCATGCTGAAGCAGCTTGCCGAGGACAACGAGACTGCGGCCCGCACGGCTCGCTCCGTCTTCCCGGCCACTGAAAGCGGCAATGACGAGGCGACGGCCGATCTTCTGACCCAGCGCCTTGCCGCTCATGAGAAGGCAGCCTGGATGCTGCGCGCCCACCTCGAGTGAGGCACAGACAGTCATTCAAGTTATGCAAAGCCCGCGGTTCCGCCGCGGGCTTTTTGCTGCCCGGCCGGCCGCGCACGAAGATGTGATTTTGACATGCGTGACTTCCGGACTATGTCAGAGTCTATAGGCAGATGCCGGGAGGAAAAGGATGTTGATTCGCAGAAAGCGCGGCTGGGAACTTGCCGAAAGCCAGGCAACCCCGGAAGAAATCTTTCGCAATCGTCGCCGTTTCATGCGCACGGCAGGCGCCGGTTCGCTGCTGCTCGCCGGAGGAGGTCTGCTTTCCGCCTGTGAAGACATGGACGGCGCCAACCAGGCCAGCGCGGCAGAGAGCGACGCTTTCGCCCAGGTAGCGGATGATCCCTCCTACGAGCTTTATCCCCTGGACCGTAACTCCCGATACCAGGCTGAACGAGACATCACTGAACGAGAGCTGGCCGGCACCTACACCAACTTCTACGAATTCGGCTCCTCGAAGAATATCTGGCAGAAAGCCCAGGACATGCCCATTCGTCCCTGGTCCCTTCGGATCGAGGGTGAGGTCGAGGAGCCCTTCGATATCGACATCGACGACCTTCTGGCGCGCATGCCCCTGGAAGAGCGCATATATCGCCTGCGCTGCGTCGAAGCCTGGTCCATGGTGATTCCCTGGTCAGGCTTCCAGTTGAGCCACCTGCTCGACCTGGCCCGGCCCACCTCGAACGCACGCTACATCCGCTTCACCACCCTGGAGGATTCCGAGGTCATGCCCGGCCAGCGGGCCGGATGGTATCCTTGGCCCTACATCGAGGGACTGACCATGGAGGAGGCCGCCAACGAGCTGGCCTTCATGGGTACGGGCATATACGGCGCCCCCCTGCCAAAACAGAATGGGGCTCCCTTGCGTCTGGTCGTGCCCTGGAAATATGGATTCAAGTCGATCAAGTCGGTCGTTTCCATCGCCTTCACGCGTGAACGCCCGGTTTCCTTCTGGGAGGAAATCGCCGGCAACGAGTACGGCTTCTGGGCCAACGTCAACCCCGAGGTGGCGCACCCACGCTGGAGCCAGGCCGAGGAACGCGTCATCGGCAGCGACGAGAAAGTCCCCACCGAGCTCTATAACGGTTACGGGGAGTATGTAGCCGAACTCTACGCCGATATGGATCAGGACGAACGCCTGTACCGATAGGCCGCACAGGCTGCCCGCTGTTCTGCCGGAAAGCTGAGCAGGTTCAGTAGACCAGGAAAAGTCGCGTTTTCATGCAGGATCTGGAACAGCGGAATATCGCCCAGGTAGCTCGAGAAACGGCCCTTGTCCACGAATACCTGGTGGAAGTGCTGGACATCGAACAGTTGGTCCAGATGCTGTAAGACAGCCCCTGTCAGATAAAAGCCCCCAAAGGCGCCATAGGCCAGCGCCGCATTGCTTGCCGTTATGGCCAGGAACTCGGTGAAAAGCCTGACGGCGTCCTGGCTGGCTTGGCATTCTTGCTGCTTGGCCCGCCTGACCACTTCTGCCGGGTCCAGCTCTTCCTCTTTCGCACCCTTCACGACGGAAACGGCCTGAAACAGGTTGACCAGACCCGGCCCGCTGACGACCCTTTCGACGGAAACATGATCCAGGCGCGCCCTCAGGACGGAAAGAACTTCCGCCTGTTCATCGTTCACGGCAGCCTGCGTCATGTGCCCGCCCTCGCCAACCACCGGGCGCCAGTCACCATTGCCAAGGGGCATCAGGGCCGCCATGCCGAGACCAGTACCGGGCCCCATGAGCGCACAAGGGCTGCGCAGCTGGACCGGCCGGTCATTCAGACGCCGGCAATCCTGATCCTGCAGCACCGGCAGCGCCAAGGACTGTGCGGTGAAGTCGTTGAGCAGAAGCACTTCCCTGCTGTCCAGCTGCTGCTCCAGCGCCGCAATATCTATCCACCAGCCGCGATTGGTCATCTTGATGAGCTGGCCGCGCACAGGGGCCGCGATGGCAAGGGCCGCAGCCGAGATGGGCGGACTGCCGGCTGACTCCAGGAAAGCCTGCAGGGCGGCCATGAAGGTCAGCTCTTCCGCTGCCTCCACCATAGTCTTCTTGATGGGCACGGAGTCAGCCGGCGCCCCGGATTCATAGAGGGTGAAACGGGCGTGTGTGCCGCCAATGTCGGCCAGAAGCCAATAGTCCTCCTCATGTCTGCCGGAGCGTGTCATGTCTTCAGTGGGCCTTCAGAGCTGCTATGAAACTCTTGCGCCAGGCCGTGATATCCTGTTGCCGGATGGTTTCCATCAAGGCGGACCAGCGCTCCTTGCGCTCATCCAGAGACATGCTGAGCGCCCGTTGAAGCGCCTCGCCTGTGTTCTCGTAATCCAGCGGATTGACGATCAGGGCTTCCTTCAGTTCATGCGCCGCCCCGGCAAAACGCGAGAGCACCAGGACACCGGGATCCTCGGGATCCTGTGCGGCAACGTACTCCTTGGCAACCAGGTTCATGCCATCGCGCAAGGGCGTGACCAGGGCCACCCGACTGTGGCGCAGCACCCCCGCCAGGGTCTTGCGGGCCAGGCCGCGGTTGATATAGCGCAGAGGCGTCCAGTCCACCTCGGAAAAACGCCCGTTGATGCGCCCGGACAGTCCTTCCAGGCGGCTGCGGATCAGCTTGTACTCCGGCACCTCCGTACGGGAGTAAGGCGCGATCTGCAGGAAGGTGACACGACGGCGGTTCTCGGGGTAGCGGTCCAGCAGGTGCTCGAACGACAGAAAGCGTTCCGGCAACCCCTTGCTGTAATCCAGACGGTCCACGCCGACCATCAAGGCGCGCCCGTCCAGGCTCTCGCGCAGCCGGTTGGCGATGTTCGAGCGCGAGCTTTCCCGGGCTGCCCCGGCAAAGGCCTCCGGATCGATGGAAATGGGGAAGACTTGGGCCCGGAACTGCCGGCCAAAGGCCTCGAACTCCTCGTTTGTGTGGACCTGGCCGCCGGCTTCGTGGGTGATGTAATCCTCGAAAGCCCGAAGGTCGCCAGGCGTCTGGAACCCGATCAGGTCACAGTGGCAGAGCGAGGAAATCAGTTCGCGATGATTGGGCAGGGTCGCGAAGACCTCGGCCGAGGGAAAGGGCGTGTGCAGGAAGAAACCGATGCGGTTCTTCACGCCGGCCTGACGCAGGTCCCGCGGGGCCATCATCAGGTGATAGTCATGCAGCCAGATCAGGTCGTCTTCCCGCAGCAGCGGCACCAGCTGGCTGACGAAGTTGGCGTTGACCCGCTGGTAGGTCCGGAAGTCCTCGCTGTGATACTCCATCAAGTCGGTGCGATAGTGCAGGACCGGCCAGAGGATGCGGTTGGCGTAGCCGTTGTAGTAGCCAGAGTGTTCGGCCGGTGTCAGGTCGACCGTAACCGTCTCGAAGGGATTATCCCGGGTTGGCTCGGCAATAGCCGGACTTGCGACCGGTGCCTCGCGTACGTTGCCGCTCCAGCCGAACCACAGGCCGTTGCTTTCGCGCAGTGTGTCCAGGATCGCCACCGCCAGACCACCCGTCGCGCCCTTCGAGGCTGTCTCGTTCACAGGGGCCACGCGGTTGGAAACGATGACGATCCGTCTCATTCCAGCGCCTCCCAGCTCTTGCTCAGGCGTGTGGCCGAGTGCACCACGCCCACCAGGGAATAGGTCTGGGGGAAGTTGCCCCAGAGTTCACCCGTTTCGGGATGCAGGTCCTCGGACAGCAGCCCCACGTGATTGCGGCAGGACAGCATGTGCTCGAACAGCTCCCGCGCCTCTTCGCGGCGTCCCACGGCGGCAAGCGCATCGATGTACCAGAAGGTACAGATTGTGAATGCCGTTTCGGGCACGCCGAAATCATCCGGGGCATGATAGCGATAGAGATAGTTGCCCTTCTTCAGCTCGCGTTCCACGGCCGCCAGTGTTCCCAGATAGCGCGGGTCCTGGGCATCGATGAAGCCCAGCTCGTGCATCAGCAGCAGGCTGGCATCGATGTCCTCCCCCTCGAAGGATTCGACGAAGCTCGACACCTTCTCGTTCCAGCTGCGCTCCAGAATGACGCTTCGCAGGCGGTCGGCCTCGGATCGCCAGAAACCATGCCGGTCCTCCAGGCCCAGGTGCCGGGCGATCCGTGCCAGGCGATCGCAGGCCGCCCAGCACATCAGGCTGGAATAGGTATGAACCTTCTGCTGACCCCGCAACTCCCAGGGACCGGCATCCGGCTGGTCGAAGCGCTGGCGCGCCTGCTCGCCCAGAGCCTCCAGGCGGCGGAACAGGTCCACCCCGCCAGGCGAGATCAGGCGGCAGTCGAAGAAGCACTGCGTGGCCGCCAGGACCACACTGCCATAGCCGTCGT
This window harbors:
- a CDS encoding methyltransferase domain-containing protein, which encodes MDESIEIFDRRTVRRHRDRAADGFQEHDFLFREVGERLLDRLDDVKREFSSILELGCRTGGLSPALQRKYPEANLVSCDFSPAMALHAKQESTARPIVNVDEEALPFAPGSFDLVFSVLDLHWVNDLPGCLLQLRQAMRPDGLFLAAVLGGDTLFELRSSLVQAETSLESGLSPRISPMTELRDLGGLLQRSGFALPVADADNLTVTYTNPFRLMQDLRAMGESNAACHRRSSFSRRETLTRAAELYFEQFADAQGRVPATFQVFYMTAWSPHESQPSPLRPGTAAQRLADALGSQEESTDDPVQ
- the msrP gene encoding protein-methionine-sulfoxide reductase catalytic subunit MsrP; the protein is MLIRRKRGWELAESQATPEEIFRNRRRFMRTAGAGSLLLAGGGLLSACEDMDGANQASAAESDAFAQVADDPSYELYPLDRNSRYQAERDITERELAGTYTNFYEFGSSKNIWQKAQDMPIRPWSLRIEGEVEEPFDIDIDDLLARMPLEERIYRLRCVEAWSMVIPWSGFQLSHLLDLARPTSNARYIRFTTLEDSEVMPGQRAGWYPWPYIEGLTMEEAANELAFMGTGIYGAPLPKQNGAPLRLVVPWKYGFKSIKSVVSIAFTRERPVSFWEEIAGNEYGFWANVNPEVAHPRWSQAEERVIGSDEKVPTELYNGYGEYVAELYADMDQDERLYR
- a CDS encoding Dps family protein, which encodes MSLNTGIPAEDRKVIAEGLSKVLADSYTLYLKTHNFHWNVSGPQFAALHSLFEEQYQELASSVDEIAERIRALGHTAPGSYKAFSKLTSIEEAEDVPDSKTMLKQLAEDNETAARTARSVFPATESGNDEATADLLTQRLAAHEKAAWMLRAHLE
- the grxC gene encoding glutaredoxin 3; this encodes MAEIEIYSSFMCPYCYRAKKLLDSKGARYEEIDVFSAPRRRVEMTERAGGKSSVPQIFIDGLHVGGCDELYALEAAGRLDPLLEGQAEE
- the otsA gene encoding alpha,alpha-trehalose-phosphate synthase (UDP-forming) — protein: MRRIVIVSNRVAPVNETASKGATGGLAVAILDTLRESNGLWFGWSGNVREAPVASPAIAEPTRDNPFETVTVDLTPAEHSGYYNGYANRILWPVLHYRTDLMEYHSEDFRTYQRVNANFVSQLVPLLREDDLIWLHDYHLMMAPRDLRQAGVKNRIGFFLHTPFPSAEVFATLPNHRELISSLCHCDLIGFQTPGDLRAFEDYITHEAGGQVHTNEEFEAFGRQFRAQVFPISIDPEAFAGAARESSRSNIANRLRESLDGRALMVGVDRLDYSKGLPERFLSFEHLLDRYPENRRRVTFLQIAPYSRTEVPEYKLIRSRLEGLSGRINGRFSEVDWTPLRYINRGLARKTLAGVLRHSRVALVTPLRDGMNLVAKEYVAAQDPEDPGVLVLSRFAGAAHELKEALIVNPLDYENTGEALQRALSMSLDERKERWSALMETIRQQDITAWRKSFIAALKAH
- the glk gene encoding glucokinase, whose protein sequence is MTRSGRHEEDYWLLADIGGTHARFTLYESGAPADSVPIKKTMVEAAEELTFMAALQAFLESAGSPPISAAALAIAAPVRGQLIKMTNRGWWIDIAALEQQLDSREVLLLNDFTAQSLALPVLQDQDCRRLNDRPVQLRSPCALMGPGTGLGMAALMPLGNGDWRPVVGEGGHMTQAAVNDEQAEVLSVLRARLDHVSVERVVSGPGLVNLFQAVSVVKGAKEEELDPAEVVRRAKQQECQASQDAVRLFTEFLAITASNAALAYGAFGGFYLTGAVLQHLDQLFDVQHFHQVFVDKGRFSSYLGDIPLFQILHENATFPGLLNLLSFPAEQRAACAAYRYRRSS
- a CDS encoding ComF family protein, translating into MDALLATGRRQITALVDAVLPPLCPGCSKPVGKQGLVCGPCWSRLSFIAEPLCAACGLPFEYEAAEDSLCGPCLQQMPSCQRTRSAVQYNDASREMILRFKHADHLHAAPIFCEWMSRAGRLLLEDCDLVVPVPLHRWRLFHRRYNQAALLARPLAAQAPRGQLAVDLLERTRKTASQGQMTPSERQRNVRGAFTVRASDRQRVSGANLLLVDDVYTTGATLEACARTLLRAGAARVEALTLARVVKSGA